The proteins below are encoded in one region of Pseudomonas sp. SCB32:
- a CDS encoding Ig-like domain-containing protein, whose product MAIENIGLVAVTESAAKKVALKAGGKIKAHSGTKYLLQVENSDVAPENVTVKRVGKDLQISFEGSEEPDLTITDFFEEGMDSQLYGVAEDGQLYAYVRTDGEGFGGPLLLADGESAPIALGGDALADGAAYLASTFDDAAGFVLWPWLLGLAGVGAAAAAIIHHNRDGGGHHDTPTSPAPTNIKAIDDVGPIQGELHNGDITDDSHPEISGNGVPGAIIHIFDNGQEIGSTTVAADGTWSFTPDLADGAHNIDITQEVPGQKPSAPVNVVDIVVDTTAPAAPTAEIEGAKTDGEHTYSNDDTPTIHGNGEPGDTIIIVFPTGESVTTVVAEDGTWVAPQPTQPLPEGNNDIKVIEQDPAGNQTEIIVPVIIDTIAPAAPEVHLDPDSDTGIKGDDITSDTKPTIDGKTEPGADVTVIFPNGEEIHTKADDNGDWSVTPTQPLPEGNNDITVIATDPAGNQSEPTVISVVIDTTAPAVPEAHLDPESDSGIKGDNITNDTTPTIDGKTEPGAEVTVTFPTGEVVTTTADANGDWSVTPTQPLPEGNNDITVVATDPAGNASEPTVIAVVIDTQAPDAPDAWLDPASDSGTKGDNITNETKPTIDGTTEPGADVTVTFPTGEVIHTQADDEGNWHVTPTQELPEGKNDITVIATDPAGNASEPTVISVEIDTTAPDASQLAITGVLDDVGLVTGNIENGGTTDDSHPTISGTGTAGDVITVYTQDSTGHHPIGSTVVGEDGNWSLTPELPLNSGLNELTAVETDVAGNSTTSQPYDITLDMSAPTAPTIESVYDDVGPYQGFLQKGDVTDDNKPTFNGSAEAGSTVKLYDGNNVLIGSATADANGHWSITPEAALADGPHEVYATATNSVGVLSEPTGLWPFSIDTSAPSNVTDLVVTDDVGAVTGPLHDGDTTDDNRPDFSGDAEPGSKVIIYDNGEKIGEADVGDDGKWAFTPTEPLADGEHAFTTEVLDEAGNSSGQNDPLHVIVDTRDVVVSITHVIDDVGSITGDIAPHGVTDDVRPEIQGTGKSGSTITVYDGEVELGTTIVDAKGNWSFTPASDLAEGAHEIRATATDKSGNVSDPAKFDFSIDTTAPNKPSIDQVYDDVGTIQGPIANGGVTDDSTPTISGKAEAGSIVTVYDNGEKLGSVTADKDGDWSYTPTTPLSEGAHEFTVDATDKAGNTSPKSDPFDIVTDYTAPDMPSITGVIDNVGEVTGNIPNGGKTDDSRPVIHGEGTAGDTITVYANDPIAGNHPIGSTVVAEDGTWSLTPETPLNVGLNDLTAVETDAAGNSTQPSEPYSFDFDPKEPGVPVIVSVLDDVGPYTGFLQKGDITDDNKPTINGTAEAGSTVKLYDGNNVLIGSATADADGNWSITPEAALADGKHEVYATATNDVGVVSPQTGKWDFIVDTSAPDNVTNLVVTDDVGAVTGPLHDGDTTDDNRPTFSGDAEPNGKVIIYDNGNKIGEADVDADGKWEFTPTTPLKDGDHAFTTEVLDEAGNSSGQNDPLHVIVDTSALGVVITHVIDDVGSVTGDIAPNGVTDDKRPEIQGTSKPGSIVKLYDGSVELGSVTADAKGNWSFTPGSDLAEGPHNIAAIATDKAGNVSDPAKFHFTVDTTAPDKPSIDSVYDDVGSIQGPIENGGVTDDSTPTISGKAEAGSTVVVYDNGQKLGSVVADADGKWSYTPTTPISEGQHDFTVDATDKAGNTSPKSDVFTIITDYTAPDADKLAITGVEDHVGTITGNIDNGGTTDDPRPVIHGTGTAGDIVTVYTQDSTGNHKIGSAVVDADGNWSMKPELPLVSGLNDLTAVETDPAGNSTKPSDTYSITFDATAPQAPVIVSVYDDVGPYQGFLQKGDVTDDNKPTIAGTAQAGSVVRLYDNNDVLIGSTTADAKGNWSITPATALADGKHEVYATATNAVGVVSDPTGKWDFTVDTGKPSNVTDLVVTDNVGDVTGPLHEGDTTDDNKPTFSGDAEPNGKVIIYDNGAKIGEADVDADGKWEFTPTTPLADGDHAFTTEVLDQAGNSSGQGDKLDVIVDTSKVGVQIIHVIDDVGSITGDIAPNGVTDDKRPEIQGTSKPGSIVKIYDGSVELGSTTVDSKGNWTFTPKADLADGAHSIQAIATDKAGQVSDPAKFDFTVDTTAPSKPSIDSVYDDVGSIQGPVENGGVTDDSTPTLSGKAEAGSTVVIYDNGDKLGSTTADKDGKWSYTPTTPISEGEHKFTVDATDKAGNVSPKSDPFTIITDYTGPNDGSTKLTIDNVTSDNAISSVESKGNVTISGKVTGDFTAGDKVTFVLDGTTYSADVKADGTWGVDVPGSKLVDDAAHEIDATLVAHDAAGNAGTITASHPYLVQLNSVSITSMSKDTAIDLAHASDFITADGSAGRGVYGTVEQTLATGQKVQVSFDKGVTWVDAVTTGTNWVAVDAGAHTADWTIQARVVANGVAQTDVASKDVSFLGSAGNAPTITGIPDAVGVYTTAKAADGSDVDVSLTGTNAKVGDTLHIVWGDTTYDQVLTAADISAGKLTVTVPAEQTKVQGGQWDFAVTAQIVTPEGQISKPSEAFQVHSEGWTTLAIDDLQRNVAQMGSEPVYQGGGITITSNSNSLAHFAGDATGNVGLRISNPATNYAQINFTQPVDSFSINIGGLQNTQGGSRVIVYDVDGKVLSDRMVLADGTGGVASSANYSYSAPVGVDIGQVKIYGDGVDSYGEPGGGITIDTLKFHQVHHAPGYNDSFTDEVGNTTTGAGYHSDEGHFTLTSQGTVTIKSAPEHNLDGPYLYIGSGASAINSSAAIFTFDQPVQSIAYNLWGLETQEVIPGNYSKLEVYDTNGALIFSRNVTNNGGGTYNYEQISYTAPEGINIGKAVVYQGAHGTMLDNFTSILAPSAPSGQKLIDHNWETFFDEASVTKAVSWKAQVFTNGAFTGDSSLAGYHSTSGDFTISGSATKTAGGGNQWVNANNGSMFVDNNKTAVVTFDSARSKVEIGATGIEKGNTAYVKVFDVAGSLLDTITLTNPNGQSDVQWTWYETDGNSIGRIEITGESGGTHITSISSAVTQVTAEHDVISMVVDPVAYFAQDSAHIFGSSGMDTLKLTGANQVLDLTKLTGDNGEAKISSIEKFDITGTGDNTLKISLNDVLHLGETDMFQKDGKVQVMVDGDAGDKVQLANLHDHGTAPGTWQAAGTTSIGGATYQVYSYSNLDAEVLIKQAVTASIV is encoded by the coding sequence ATGGCAATTGAAAATATCGGTCTTGTCGCCGTGACCGAAAGCGCAGCCAAGAAGGTTGCACTCAAAGCAGGCGGAAAAATCAAGGCACACTCAGGTACCAAGTACCTTCTCCAGGTCGAAAACAGCGACGTTGCGCCGGAAAACGTAACCGTCAAGCGTGTTGGCAAGGATCTGCAGATCAGTTTCGAAGGTAGTGAAGAGCCTGATCTGACCATCACTGACTTCTTTGAAGAGGGTATGGACAGCCAGCTCTACGGCGTTGCCGAAGACGGCCAGCTGTATGCCTACGTCCGCACGGACGGCGAAGGTTTCGGCGGCCCGCTGCTGCTGGCCGACGGTGAGTCGGCTCCCATTGCGCTGGGCGGTGATGCCCTGGCGGACGGCGCCGCTTATCTGGCGTCCACCTTCGATGACGCAGCAGGCTTCGTTCTCTGGCCGTGGCTGCTCGGCCTGGCCGGTGTAGGTGCCGCTGCCGCGGCAATCATCCACCACAACCGCGACGGTGGCGGTCACCACGACACCCCGACCAGCCCCGCACCGACCAACATCAAGGCCATCGACGATGTCGGCCCGATCCAGGGCGAACTGCACAACGGCGACATCACCGACGATTCGCATCCGGAGATTTCCGGTAACGGCGTCCCCGGCGCGATCATCCATATCTTCGACAACGGCCAGGAAATCGGCTCCACCACCGTGGCAGCGGATGGCACCTGGTCGTTCACGCCCGATCTCGCCGACGGCGCGCACAACATCGACATCACCCAGGAAGTTCCTGGCCAGAAGCCCAGCGCCCCGGTCAATGTGGTCGACATCGTCGTCGACACCACGGCTCCCGCCGCGCCGACCGCTGAAATCGAAGGCGCCAAGACCGACGGCGAGCATACCTACAGCAACGACGACACGCCGACCATCCATGGCAACGGCGAGCCGGGCGACACCATCATCATCGTCTTCCCCACTGGCGAGAGCGTGACCACCGTCGTGGCCGAGGATGGCACCTGGGTAGCTCCGCAGCCGACCCAGCCGCTGCCCGAGGGTAACAACGACATCAAGGTGATCGAGCAGGACCCGGCCGGTAACCAGACCGAGATCATCGTTCCGGTGATCATCGACACCATCGCCCCGGCGGCTCCCGAGGTGCACCTGGACCCGGATTCCGACACCGGCATCAAGGGCGACGACATCACCAGCGACACCAAGCCGACCATTGACGGCAAGACCGAGCCGGGCGCCGATGTGACCGTCATCTTCCCCAATGGTGAAGAGATCCACACCAAGGCCGATGACAATGGTGACTGGTCCGTCACTCCGACCCAGCCGCTGCCAGAAGGCAACAACGACATCACCGTGATTGCCACCGACCCGGCAGGCAACCAGAGCGAGCCGACCGTGATTTCCGTGGTGATCGACACCACCGCGCCGGCCGTGCCGGAAGCGCACCTGGACCCGGAATCCGATTCCGGCATCAAGGGTGACAACATCACCAACGACACCACCCCGACCATCGACGGCAAGACCGAGCCGGGCGCCGAGGTGACCGTCACCTTCCCGACCGGTGAGGTCGTCACCACCACCGCCGATGCCAATGGTGACTGGTCCGTGACCCCGACCCAGCCGCTGCCCGAAGGCAACAACGACATCACCGTGGTCGCCACCGACCCGGCCGGCAACGCCAGCGAGCCGACCGTCATTGCCGTGGTGATCGATACCCAGGCTCCGGATGCACCGGATGCCTGGCTTGACCCTGCGTCCGATTCGGGCACCAAGGGCGACAACATCACCAACGAGACCAAGCCGACCATCGACGGCACCACCGAGCCGGGCGCGGACGTCACCGTCACCTTCCCCACTGGCGAAGTGATCCACACCCAGGCCGATGACGAAGGCAACTGGCACGTCACTCCGACCCAGGAGCTGCCCGAAGGCAAGAACGACATCACCGTCATCGCCACCGACCCGGCCGGCAACGCCAGCGAGCCGACCGTCATTTCCGTGGAGATCGATACCACCGCTCCGGACGCCTCCCAGCTGGCCATCACCGGCGTGCTGGACGACGTAGGTCTGGTCACCGGCAACATCGAGAACGGCGGCACCACCGACGATTCGCATCCGACCATCAGTGGCACCGGTACTGCCGGTGACGTCATCACCGTCTACACCCAGGACAGCACCGGCCATCACCCGATCGGCAGCACTGTCGTGGGCGAAGATGGCAACTGGTCGCTGACCCCGGAACTGCCGCTGAACTCCGGCCTGAACGAGCTGACCGCCGTCGAGACCGACGTAGCCGGCAACTCCACCACCAGCCAGCCGTACGACATCACCCTGGACATGTCCGCGCCGACCGCGCCGACCATCGAAAGCGTGTATGACGACGTAGGGCCGTACCAGGGCTTCCTGCAGAAGGGCGACGTCACCGACGACAACAAGCCCACCTTCAACGGCAGCGCCGAGGCCGGCAGCACCGTCAAGCTGTATGACGGCAACAACGTCCTGATCGGTAGCGCCACCGCCGACGCCAACGGCCACTGGAGCATCACGCCGGAAGCCGCCCTGGCCGATGGCCCGCACGAAGTCTATGCCACCGCCACCAACAGCGTGGGTGTGCTCAGCGAGCCGACCGGCCTGTGGCCGTTCAGCATCGACACCAGCGCTCCGTCCAACGTCACCGACCTGGTCGTGACCGACGACGTCGGCGCCGTGACCGGTCCGCTGCACGATGGCGACACCACCGATGACAACCGTCCGGACTTCAGCGGCGATGCCGAGCCGGGCAGCAAGGTCATCATCTACGACAACGGCGAGAAGATTGGCGAAGCCGACGTAGGCGACGACGGCAAGTGGGCATTCACCCCGACCGAACCGCTGGCCGACGGCGAGCACGCCTTCACCACCGAAGTGCTCGACGAAGCCGGCAACAGCAGCGGTCAGAACGACCCGCTGCACGTGATCGTGGACACCCGTGACGTAGTCGTCTCCATCACCCACGTGATCGACGACGTGGGCAGCATCACCGGCGACATCGCGCCCCATGGCGTGACCGATGACGTACGCCCGGAAATCCAGGGAACCGGCAAGTCCGGCAGCACCATCACCGTCTACGACGGCGAGGTAGAGCTGGGTACCACCATCGTGGACGCCAAGGGCAACTGGAGCTTCACCCCTGCCAGCGATCTGGCCGAGGGTGCCCATGAAATTCGCGCCACCGCCACCGACAAGTCCGGCAACGTCAGCGACCCGGCGAAGTTCGACTTCAGCATCGACACCACCGCGCCGAACAAGCCGAGCATCGACCAGGTCTACGACGACGTGGGCACCATCCAGGGCCCGATCGCGAACGGCGGCGTCACCGACGATTCGACCCCGACCATTTCCGGCAAGGCCGAAGCGGGTTCGATCGTGACCGTCTACGACAACGGCGAGAAGCTCGGCAGCGTCACCGCCGACAAGGACGGCGACTGGAGCTACACCCCGACCACCCCGCTGAGCGAAGGCGCCCACGAGTTCACCGTCGACGCCACCGACAAGGCCGGCAACACCAGTCCGAAGTCCGACCCGTTCGACATCGTCACCGACTACACCGCTCCGGACATGCCGAGCATCACCGGCGTGATCGACAACGTCGGCGAAGTAACCGGCAACATCCCCAATGGCGGCAAGACCGACGACTCCCGTCCGGTCATCCATGGCGAAGGCACTGCCGGCGACACCATCACCGTCTACGCCAACGACCCCATCGCCGGCAACCATCCGATCGGCAGCACCGTCGTGGCTGAAGATGGCACCTGGTCGCTGACCCCGGAAACCCCGCTGAACGTCGGTCTGAACGACCTGACCGCAGTGGAAACCGATGCGGCCGGCAACTCCACCCAGCCGAGCGAACCCTACAGCTTCGACTTCGACCCGAAAGAACCGGGCGTGCCCGTCATCGTCAGCGTACTCGACGACGTCGGCCCGTACACCGGCTTCCTGCAGAAGGGCGACATCACCGATGACAACAAGCCGACCATCAACGGCACCGCCGAGGCTGGCAGCACCGTCAAGCTGTATGACGGCAACAACGTCCTGATCGGCAGCGCCACTGCTGATGCCGACGGCAACTGGAGCATCACCCCGGAAGCCGCGCTGGCCGACGGCAAGCATGAGGTCTATGCCACCGCGACCAACGACGTTGGCGTGGTCAGCCCGCAGACCGGCAAGTGGGACTTCATCGTCGACACCAGCGCCCCGGACAATGTCACCAACCTGGTCGTCACTGACGACGTGGGCGCCGTGACCGGCCCGCTGCACGACGGCGATACCACCGACGACAACCGTCCGACCTTCAGCGGCGATGCCGAGCCCAATGGCAAGGTCATCATCTATGACAACGGCAACAAGATCGGCGAAGCCGACGTCGATGCCGACGGCAAGTGGGAATTCACCCCGACTACCCCGCTCAAGGATGGCGACCACGCCTTCACCACCGAAGTGCTGGACGAGGCTGGCAACAGCAGTGGCCAGAACGATCCGCTGCACGTGATCGTCGACACCAGCGCCTTGGGCGTGGTGATCACCCACGTGATCGATGACGTGGGCAGCGTCACCGGCGACATCGCGCCCAACGGCGTGACCGACGACAAGCGTCCGGAAATCCAGGGCACCTCCAAGCCGGGCAGCATCGTCAAGCTCTACGACGGCAGCGTCGAACTGGGCAGCGTCACCGCCGATGCCAAGGGCAACTGGAGCTTCACCCCTGGCAGCGATCTGGCCGAAGGCCCGCACAACATCGCCGCCATTGCCACCGACAAGGCTGGCAACGTCAGCGACCCGGCGAAGTTCCACTTCACCGTGGACACCACCGCACCGGACAAGCCGAGCATCGACTCGGTCTATGACGACGTGGGCAGCATCCAGGGCCCGATCGAGAACGGCGGCGTGACCGACGACTCGACTCCGACCATCTCCGGTAAAGCCGAAGCCGGTTCCACCGTGGTCGTTTACGACAACGGCCAGAAACTGGGTTCCGTGGTCGCCGATGCCGACGGCAAGTGGAGCTATACCCCCACTACGCCGATCAGCGAAGGCCAGCACGACTTCACCGTCGATGCCACCGACAAGGCTGGCAATACCAGTCCGAAGTCCGACGTCTTCACCATCATCACCGACTACACCGCACCGGATGCCGACAAGCTGGCCATCACCGGCGTGGAAGACCATGTCGGCACCATCACCGGCAACATCGATAACGGCGGCACCACCGACGACCCGCGTCCGGTGATCCACGGTACCGGCACCGCTGGCGACATCGTCACCGTCTACACCCAGGACAGCACCGGCAACCACAAGATCGGCAGCGCCGTCGTGGACGCCGATGGCAACTGGTCGATGAAACCTGAACTGCCGCTGGTCTCGGGCCTGAATGACCTGACCGCGGTGGAAACCGACCCGGCCGGCAACTCCACCAAGCCCAGCGACACCTACAGCATCACCTTCGACGCCACCGCGCCCCAGGCACCGGTCATCGTCAGCGTGTATGACGACGTAGGCCCGTACCAGGGCTTCCTGCAGAAGGGCGATGTCACCGACGACAACAAACCGACCATCGCGGGTACCGCGCAGGCTGGCAGCGTCGTTCGCCTGTACGACAACAACGACGTCCTGATCGGCAGCACCACCGCCGACGCCAAGGGCAACTGGAGCATCACCCCGGCAACCGCCCTGGCCGACGGCAAGCACGAGGTCTACGCCACCGCCACCAACGCCGTGGGCGTAGTCAGCGACCCGACCGGCAAGTGGGACTTCACCGTCGACACCGGCAAACCGTCCAACGTGACCGACCTGGTCGTCACCGACAACGTCGGCGACGTAACCGGCCCGCTGCACGAAGGCGACACCACCGACGACAACAAGCCCACTTTCAGCGGCGATGCCGAGCCCAATGGCAAGGTCATCATCTATGACAACGGCGCGAAGATCGGCGAAGCCGACGTCGACGCCGACGGCAAGTGGGAATTCACCCCGACCACTCCGCTGGCCGATGGCGACCACGCCTTCACCACCGAAGTGCTGGACCAGGCTGGCAACAGCAGCGGCCAGGGCGACAAGCTGGACGTGATCGTCGACACCTCCAAGGTGGGCGTACAGATCATCCACGTGATCGATGACGTGGGCAGCATCACCGGCGACATCGCGCCCAATGGTGTGACTGACGACAAGCGTCCGGAAATCCAGGGCACTTCCAAGCCGGGCAGCATCGTCAAGATCTACGACGGCAGCGTCGAACTTGGCAGCACCACCGTGGACTCCAAGGGCAACTGGACCTTCACGCCCAAGGCCGACCTGGCCGACGGTGCCCACAGCATCCAGGCCATCGCCACCGACAAGGCTGGCCAGGTGAGCGACCCGGCGAAGTTCGACTTCACCGTCGATACCACCGCGCCAAGCAAGCCGAGCATCGATTCGGTCTATGACGACGTGGGCAGCATTCAGGGCCCGGTCGAGAACGGCGGCGTGACCGACGACTCCACCCCGACTCTGTCGGGCAAGGCTGAAGCCGGCTCCACCGTGGTCATCTACGATAACGGCGACAAACTGGGCAGCACCACTGCCGACAAGGATGGCAAGTGGAGCTACACCCCGACCACGCCGATCAGCGAAGGCGAACACAAGTTCACCGTCGATGCGACCGACAAGGCCGGCAACGTCAGTCCGAAGTCCGATCCGTTCACCATCATCACCGACTACACGGGGCCGAATGACGGTTCCACGAAGCTGACCATCGACAATGTGACCAGCGACAACGCCATCAGCTCGGTCGAGTCGAAGGGCAACGTGACGATCAGTGGCAAGGTGACCGGTGATTTCACCGCGGGCGACAAGGTGACCTTCGTGCTCGACGGTACCACCTACAGCGCCGATGTGAAGGCAGACGGGACCTGGGGCGTGGACGTCCCTGGCAGCAAGCTGGTGGATGACGCAGCGCATGAGATCGATGCGACCCTGGTGGCGCACGATGCGGCGGGTAACGCGGGCACCATCACGGCTTCGCATCCGTACCTGGTGCAGCTCAACAGTGTTTCCATCACCAGCATGAGCAAGGACACCGCGATCGACCTCGCGCACGCCTCTGACTTCATCACGGCCGATGGTTCGGCTGGGCGTGGCGTATATGGCACGGTCGAGCAGACCTTGGCGACTGGGCAGAAGGTTCAGGTGTCCTTCGACAAGGGCGTAACCTGGGTCGACGCCGTCACGACCGGCACCAACTGGGTGGCGGTGGATGCTGGTGCGCATACTGCGGACTGGACCATCCAGGCACGTGTCGTCGCCAATGGCGTGGCACAGACCGATGTCGCCAGCAAGGATGTGAGCTTCCTGGGTAGCGCGGGTAATGCACCGACCATTACCGGGATCCCGGATGCAGTCGGCGTTTACACCACCGCCAAGGCGGCCGATGGCAGTGACGTGGACGTTTCCCTGACTGGCACCAATGCCAAGGTGGGCGACACCCTGCACATCGTCTGGGGCGACACCACCTATGACCAGGTGCTGACCGCCGCCGACATCAGTGCGGGTAAGTTGACCGTCACTGTTCCGGCGGAGCAGACCAAGGTCCAGGGCGGCCAATGGGACTTCGCGGTCACCGCGCAGATCGTGACTCCGGAAGGGCAGATCAGCAAGCCGAGCGAAGCCTTCCAGGTTCACAGTGAGGGCTGGACCACGCTGGCGATCGATGACCTGCAGCGCAACGTGGCCCAGATGGGCAGTGAGCCGGTCTATCAGGGGGGTGGAATTACCATCACTTCCAACTCCAACAGTCTTGCCCATTTTGCCGGAGATGCTACCGGTAACGTAGGATTGCGGATCTCCAACCCGGCAACCAACTATGCCCAGATCAACTTCACCCAGCCGGTGGACAGCTTCTCCATCAATATCGGTGGGCTGCAGAACACTCAAGGCGGTTCCCGCGTCATTGTGTATGACGTGGACGGCAAGGTCCTGTCCGACAGGATGGTGCTGGCAGATGGAACCGGTGGCGTCGCCTCCTCGGCGAACTACAGCTATTCGGCGCCGGTGGGAGTGGATATCGGTCAGGTGAAGATATACGGCGACGGTGTCGATTCGTATGGGGAGCCTGGCGGTGGTATTACCATCGATACCCTGAAATTCCATCAGGTCCACCACGCCCCAGGCTACAACGACAGCTTCACCGACGAAGTGGGCAATACCACCACGGGCGCCGGCTACCACAGCGACGAAGGGCACTTCACCCTGACCTCGCAAGGTACCGTCACCATCAAGAGTGCGCCGGAGCACAACCTGGACGGGCCTTACCTGTATATCGGTAGCGGAGCGAGTGCGATCAACAGTTCGGCGGCGATCTTTACCTTCGACCAGCCGGTGCAATCCATCGCCTATAACCTGTGGGGACTTGAGACCCAGGAAGTGATTCCTGGCAACTATTCGAAGCTGGAGGTATACGACACCAACGGTGCGCTGATCTTCAGCCGAAATGTCACCAACAACGGTGGTGGTACCTACAACTACGAGCAGATCTCCTATACCGCACCGGAAGGCATCAACATAGGCAAGGCAGTCGTCTACCAGGGTGCCCACGGCACCATGCTGGACAACTTCACTAGCATACTGGCACCGAGCGCTCCGTCTGGTCAGAAGCTAATTGACCATAACTGGGAAACCTTCTTCGACGAGGCCAGTGTGACCAAGGCCGTGTCCTGGAAAGCGCAGGTCTTCACCAACGGCGCGTTCACAGGCGACTCGTCGTTGGCCGGTTACCACAGTACCAGCGGTGATTTCACCATCAGTGGTTCGGCAACCAAGACAGCGGGGGGCGGCAATCAGTGGGTGAACGCCAACAACGGCTCCATGTTTGTAGATAACAACAAGACAGCGGTTGTGACCTTCGATTCGGCGCGCTCGAAAGTGGAGATCGGAGCCACCGGTATCGAAAAGGGGAACACCGCGTATGTCAAAGTCTTTGATGTGGCTGGCAGTCTGCTGGATACGATCACGCTGACCAACCCCAACGGTCAGTCCGACGTCCAGTGGACTTGGTATGAGACAGATGGGAACAGCATCGGCCGTATCGAGATCACGGGTGAGAGTGGTGGTACGCATATCACCAGCATCTCCTCTGCGGTGACTCAGGTGACGGCGGAACACGACGTCATCTCGATGGTGGTCGACCCGGTTGCCTACTTCGCCCAGGACTCGGCGCACATCTTCGGCAGCTCCGGCATGGATACGCTGAAGCTGACCGGCGCGAATCAGGTCCTGGACCTGACCAAGCTCACCGGCGACAACGGCGAAGCCAAGATCAGCAGCATCGAGAAGTTCGACATCACCGGCACCGGCGACAACACGTTGAAGATCTCCCTCAACGACGTGCTGCACCTGGGCGAAACCGACATGTTCCAGAAGGACGGCAAGGTTCAGGTGATGGTCGACGGCGATGCTGGCGACAAGGTGCAACTGGCCAACCTGCACGACCACGGCACCGCGCCGGGGACCTGGCAGGCCGCCGGTACCACCAGCATCGGTGGCGCAACCTACCAGGTGTACAGCTACAGCAACCTGGATGCCGAAGTCCTGATCAAGCAGGCCGTGACCGCCTCCATCGTCTAA
- a CDS encoding OmpA family protein, producing the protein MKSIISAKGAAQAKRQWPLAIAALAVLTSLHAPLSLAAAGDRDIYAETYQKVESVVPQQAQIVMFRGKDNGKDAAHVYIDSQLQSALMPGGYTVFCTPAGEHSLETYIGDAPLYTGKRNPQSYAKLDGGQTYILEASLTGSTPIVHTGEDAEQSLQGMRRQIHVISRSSSVVPCQTETKLSLRSDVLFKFGKSGYNDLTGEGHAQLRQVVADIKSKNENVTGIEVIGHADPIGKAAVNQRLSQARAETVRKVLLENGIQSQLVHASGRGSAEPVVQCDRTRNAANIACNAPNRRVELVIQGQQNDQ; encoded by the coding sequence ATGAAATCGATCATCTCCGCAAAAGGCGCTGCTCAAGCCAAGCGCCAATGGCCCCTGGCCATCGCGGCCCTGGCCGTACTGACCAGCCTCCACGCACCGCTGAGCCTGGCCGCCGCCGGCGACCGCGACATCTACGCCGAGACCTACCAGAAGGTGGAGTCCGTCGTTCCGCAGCAGGCGCAGATCGTCATGTTCCGTGGCAAGGACAACGGCAAGGACGCGGCCCACGTCTACATCGACAGCCAGCTGCAAAGCGCCCTGATGCCCGGTGGCTACACCGTGTTCTGCACCCCGGCGGGCGAGCACTCGCTGGAGACCTACATCGGCGATGCGCCGCTGTACACCGGCAAGCGTAATCCGCAGAGCTACGCCAAGCTCGACGGTGGCCAGACCTACATCCTGGAAGCTTCGCTGACCGGCAGCACCCCGATCGTGCACACCGGCGAGGATGCCGAGCAGAGCCTGCAAGGCATGCGCCGCCAGATCCACGTGATCAGCCGCTCCAGCTCCGTGGTGCCCTGCCAGACCGAGACCAAGCTGAGCCTGCGCAGCGACGTACTGTTCAAGTTCGGCAAGAGTGGCTACAACGACCTGACTGGCGAAGGCCATGCCCAGCTGCGTCAGGTCGTGGCGGACATCAAGAGCAAGAACGAGAACGTCACCGGTATCGAGGTCATCGGCCATGCCGACCCGATCGGCAAGGCTGCGGTCAACCAGCGTCTGTCGCAGGCTCGCGCCGAAACCGTGCGCAAGGTCCTGCTGGAGAACGGTATCCAGAGCCAGCTGGTGCACGCCAGCGGCCGCGGCAGCGCCGAGCCGGTGGTGCAGTGCGACCGTACGCGCAATGCCGCGAACATCGCCTGTAACGCACCGAACCGTCGCGTAGAACTGGTCATCCAGGGCCAGCAGAACGACCAGTAA